The following are encoded together in the Nicotiana tabacum cultivar K326 unplaced genomic scaffold, ASM71507v2 Un00001, whole genome shotgun sequence genome:
- the LOC107826845 gene encoding transcription factor GTE7-like — MASAVLASRNESSWAQSGGAGGGFMGKTPYSHTHLNPNSNPNPKKKQKQFHHASNGRLTDESPAVTQTASDDAYSFNQRPIESSTNVDGLNLGGYMTYNVASYNKTELHELRSRLVAELEQIRNLKDRIESGQLSTSNPRSHGKSKKLSGNKRPTPSGSSKDRKKLLNGVDNRNFGNPGGGGGVKGIIGMENMMKECRQVLAKLMKHKSGWIFNTPVDAKAMGLHDYHQIIKRPMDLGTVKSNLINNFYPTPFEFAADVRLTFNNALLYNPKTDQVHGFAEQLLARFEDMFRPIQDKLNKLDGGTGRRDFRAIDELQGSSWNHIPTPERVKKPKLTPAPHISKKQERMMQNHSSASTPSLPVQQPPDNPPVVLQQSPLSTPSPVRAPPAAKPQSSVAAKVPPMGKQPKPRAKDPNKREMSMEEKHKLGVGLQSLPQEKMPQLVQIIRKRNEHLAQDGDEIELDIEALDTETLWELDRFVTNWKKMVSKTKRQALINNLGQPPSASAAASAATTTSVAEADGPSTSEKNDSFKKPKKGGDTGDEDDVEIEDDEPATHFPPVEIDKDEGGGGGQDRDNNASSSSSSSSSSSSDSSSSSDSDSGSSSGSDSDADDAHS, encoded by the exons ATGGCATCCGCCGTCTTAGCAAGCCGGAATGAATCTAGCTGGGCTCAGTCTGGTGGTGCCGGCGGTGGATTCATGGGGAAAACCCCTTATTCTCATACACATCTGAACCCTAACTCTAACCCTAACCCTAAGAAAAAGCAGAAGCAATTCCATCACGCATCTAACGGTCGTCTCACCGATGAATCGCCGGCCGTGACGCAAACCGCGTCAGATGATGCCTATTCGTTTAATCAACGGCCGATTGAATCAAGTACCAACGTTGACGGCCTCAATCTTGGAGGATATATGACCTACAACGTTGCCTCGTACAACAAAACCGAGCTCCATGAGCTACGGAGTCGGCTGGTGGCGGAGCTGGAACAGATCCGAAATCTCAAAGATCGAATCGAATCGGGTCAATTGAGCACCAGCAACCCCAGATCTCACGGCAAGTCCAAGAAGTTATCTGGAAATAAACGACCCACCCCTTCTGGATCTAGTAAAGATCGGAAAAAGCTCCTCAATGGAGTTGATAATAGAAATTTCGGCAATccgggtggtggtggtggtgttaAGGGAATAATCGGAATGGAAAATATGATGAAGGAATGTAGGCAAGTTTTGGCAAAGCTGATGAAGCATAAAAGTGGGTGGATTTTCAATACCCCTGTAGATGCTAAAGCCATGGGTCTTCATGATTACCACCAGATTATTAAGCGACCCATGGATTTGGGGACGGTGAAATCCAATTTGATAAATAATTTTTACCCTACCCCTTTTGAATTCGCAGCTGATGTGAGGCTTACTTTCAATAATGCCCTTTTGTATAATCCTAAAACAGATCAAGTTCACGGGTTTGCCGAGCAACTCCTGGCACGTTTTGAGGACATGTTTAGACCAATTCAGGATAAATTGAATAAGCTTGATGGCGGAACCGGCAGGAGGGATTTTCGTGCCATAGATGAGTTGCAGGGGAGTTCTTGGAATCACATTCCTACGCCGGAAAGAGTGAAGAAACCCAAGCTTACTCCGGCCCCACACATTTCAAAGAAGCAGGAGCGAATGATGCAGAATCATTCGAGTGCTTCAACACCCTCTTTGCCAGTGCAGCAGCCACCAGACAATCCACCAGTGGTGCTGCAGCAGTCCCCATTGTCAACTCCTTCCCCAGTGAGGGCACCACCAGCGGCAAAGCCTCAATCATCAGTTGCTGCTAAAGTGCCTCCTATGGGAAAGCAACCAAAGCCGAGAGCGAAGGATCCGAATAAAAGAGAGATGAGTATGGAGGAGAAGCATAAATTAGGTGTTGGGCTGCAAAGTTTACCGCAAGAGAAGATGCCGCAGTTGGTACAGATTATAAGGAAGAGGAATGAGCATTTAGCCCAAGATGGTGACGAGATTGAGCTTGACATTGAGGCCCTTGACACGGAGACTCTATGGGAGCTTGATCGGTTTGTGACCAATTGGAAGAAGATGGTGAGCAAAACTAAGAGGCAGGCATTGATTAACAATTTGGGACAACCACCATCCGCTAGTGCTGCAGCTTCTGCTGCTACAACAACATCCGTTGCAGAGGCTGATGGG CCTAGTACAAGCGAGAAAAATGACTCCTTCAAAAAGCCCAAAAAGGGGGGTGATACTGGAGATGAGGATGATGTAGAGATAGAGGATGATGAACCAGCTACTCACTTTCCTCCTGTGGAAATTGACAAGGATGAAGGTGGTGGTGGTGGGCAGGATCGTGATAATAATGCTAGTAGTAGCTCCAGTAGTTCCAGCAGCTCAAGCAGCGATTCCTCCTCTTCTAGtg ATTCTGATTCAGGAAGTTCTTCAGGGAGTGACTCTGATGCTGATGATGCACACTCCTGA